The Candidatus Micrarchaeia archaeon genomic interval CATCGCCATCGCCATAGCCATAGCCATAGCCATCGCCATCGCCAGAGCCATCGCCAGAGCCAGAGCCAGAGCCAGAGCCATAGCCATCGCCATCGCCAGAGCCATCGCCAGAGCCATAGCCATCGCTATAGCCATAGCCATCGCCATAGCCAGAGCCAGAGCCAGAGCCAGAGCCATAGCCATAGCCATAGCCATCGCCATAGCCATCGCCAGAGCCAGAGCCATCGCCAGAGCCAGATTTAATTACTGTTTCCATACCGAAACCCCTTGAATACTTTTTTTGGCTTTTTCTGTGATTGGTATTATTTCTATTGCTTCCAGAAGTGTAATTTCATCTACTTCACAAGGGAACTTACAATTAGACGCTTTTGATGTGCCTTCCATTGCAAGTTGCGATATACTTGCCGCACCATCCCAATACCAAATCCTTCTGGCCTTTTTAAGAACGACCTCTTTTCCAATTCGTGATTTTAAATAGCCTGCGTGAACTCCCGCCGAATAAGTCCTAACCATAACATAGTCAAGACCATCTAATTTTTCGGCTAAAACTGTACCCGAATCTTTCCGCACATACTCCACATCGTCAATTTTAATCGTCTCTGATTTTGCCATTACCTATTTCCTTTCTAATGCAAAAATTACTATTCTTTTGTTAATTCTTCTATTTTTACGCCTAATTCTTTGGCAATTTTTTCAATCAATCCCGCAGAGGGTACATACCTGCCTTTTGTATCTCTTTCAATCTGGCAAAGATAAGTCGCGCTAACGCCTACCGCCAGAGCTAAATCTTTCTGGAAAATACGCTTGTTTATTCGATATATGGCTATGTTTTGGCCTATGCTCATTTTTTTACTCCCATTCACCTTGTTTAGTTGGTGTATTTAACATAAGTTCGTCAATTCTTCGCAAGAACTCTGTCGCCTTGCTTATTGCCCATTCTTTGTCTTGTTCAGTAGCATTATAAGAAAGCCTCCATTTTAACACGCTATTCCTCCACGCATCAACGTCTTTCTTTAAGTCAGGACACGATATAGAATTAGTGTTTAATCCATAAAGATGGTCGCCAGCACCATTAAACCAAAGACTTACCGATGCGTCTTTATGGAAAAATTTATGAGCCAAAAATAATCCTATGCAATACGTCATTCCTTCGCCAAATTCTGATTTTTTATCATTACTCATTTTGCACATCTCCGATTAAAGTTATTATTCTTGTCCCTTACTACATCGGGTATTATACGCAAGAACTTAAACGAAAGCAAGAGAATTATCTGCACAATTTCTTGTGCAGACTAAGACTAAAATAGCCAAATGACGCGCGGCTGATGTTTATACATTGCACAAACATTTGAGCTACATTAAGCAAATAAACGCAAAAATTGCTAAAATTATTATTTCCTTTTCCATAATTAAAGAATAAGAAGTTTTTGGGGATAGTCAAAAAAAAGACTTGACAATATAGTTTTAGTTTTATATAATACAGGTATATGGGATTATACAAAAATCAAGCTACGGCCATTGACGATATGAAAAGGTATTGT includes:
- a CDS encoding helix-turn-helix transcriptional regulator; this encodes MSIGQNIAIYRINKRIFQKDLALAVGVSATYLCQIERDTKGRYVPSAGLIEKIAKELGVKIEELTKE